Sequence from the Rhinatrema bivittatum chromosome 6, aRhiBiv1.1, whole genome shotgun sequence genome:
ATGTAGCACTGTAAGAGGCAATGTTACATTGAGCTTCTGGTCTGGGGCTCTTAGTAATGGGGTTTGTCTTGATACCGTTGCTGCTCAGCACATGTGTTAAACACAGTGCCTGTTTTGTACTTAGGTCCCATAATGTTTTATAACTGCCTGTAATTGTCACCCACTCACACATTGGTCAGGTGAAATGCAGGAGGGTATGCTCCCTGAATCGCTCTGGGATGAAGAATTGAGCTCCATACTTGATGAGATGTCTCAAGATTATGGGAccattgtctgtctgtctgtctgtctaatTTTAGTCCTTTCCATTTTGCTTTTTCTCATTCCATCATGTGTGTGTGATCTAAAGAAGGGCCTGAGTTATACTTCCTTTCCTGCCTAATCTTTTGCATATGTTTTCAGTCTATGCAGATGGTAGTATATGTCTGGATATTCTTCAGAATCGTTGGAGTCCAACTTACGATGTATCCTCAATTTTAACATCCATACAGGTGAGTTCCTGTACTCCAGGATTCTTTAAATTCTTACACCATTTAGCTATTGTTTGCTGTTACCATATCCCAACTTAATATATATGTTGTATGTTATAGTAACATCAGATGTTCTTTTCTGTTTGATTCCAGCTAAGTGTAAACAATGTAGCTCCGATTTTTTTCACTTGTTCTggagttagccagaaaagtcaGCAGGCTCTGTTTTGATCTTGGTGTGTGattcgccaccccccccccccccccccttttttttttttttttttgttaaattgctGCTTAGTGTGTGCTTTTGCTTTGAACCATTTTTAAAGTGCAACTCAATATTTTGATGCcttgctgggggaggagggatgagAACAAACAAAGCTTCTGTAAGTGGAAGTTTGGGATGAGCTGAATTCTTGCTGTGGTTGCAGTGTGCCCACTCCAAAGATCTTGGTCTGATTTTCAAGGGGTAGAAACAAGTGGATGGAGGAACTGAAGAAGGGGCTCTGGAGTAACACACTGTGCTTTCCCAGTACCCGGGTACTACTGGCAAAAGTACTTGCTCTGTGGTGTCCTTGTTTCTCAGCTGAATAGAACTTGGTATAATTAGTTTTCAAAACTGAAGAGATCTGCATTTGTAAAACTTTTGTTGCTTTATTAAATGTTTGTTTCTTGTAAACTAACAAACTAGAGTGTTTTCTTCTCAAACAGTCGTTGCTGGATGAGCCAAACCCAAACAGCCCAGCAAACAGTCAGGCAGCTCAGCTGTACCAGGAGAACAAGCGGGAATATGAGAAGCGGGTGTCTGCGATAGTAGAACAGAGCTGGCGTGATTGTTGACCCAGGCCAATGCACATGAACTCTCTCTGGCCCTGAGAAAAAATCTATGAAGTGTTTGTCCTCTTCCTCCTAGCCTCATTGCGTTTACTTTGTTGGAAGCAAAATGGCTATTATACTGTCGCCACCCCCCTGCTGAAGCTTCTTTCCCTTGGACATCACAAACCATCTACTTTGAAGTCAAATGTACTGTACCTGGGTTACTTGCTAAAGAATTACTTGATACTAAATTTCATTTTCTGTGGTCCTTCATCTCCAGCTTTACGGTGGTATTGGGCATGGCTGTAGTTTGCACGACAAGCGTGTAATGGTAACTGTTTTATATAGAATGGTGCATATGTAGGTTTGTATACGTGTGTGTTGGCGTGTACATTTGTACAGCTGTGTGCACGTTTGGATGGTGTGAGTGCTAAGTTGCCCAGACCAGTTGCTGCCTATAGAGGATACAAGACCCACAGTATAATTAGACTGAACAAGAAGTCATTTGTATTTCCCATCTTGTGTGCAATTCCTCTTATTAGAGAAGTTTACAGATGAATGTGCAAAAAGTTGACACCCAGTTCTGTATTAACTAAACTGCGGCTGTCCCACGTTTTGCCTATTGGCTGTCTGTGGTGCATACCCATAGCTTTATTGTGGGTATTTCATAGAAAACTATAATTTGAAGGAATTTGACAGGAAACTTTGATTTGAAGAGTTAAACAGAGTGCCTGTAAGGGTTTTGCTATTAAAGCTGCAGCTTTACCTTACGTGTAAAACTAAACTTTGgccattactttttttgttttttttaagcagtgAGTCTGACTGTTTAGGGTTCATAAGCCAAATATGTGAAGAAAGCATTTTACAAGACCATTTTATGTTTCAAGATTGGGAAAGATATAAATTATGAGTCCTAGCAATTTTTTCTTTGGCATCCTGTACACCAAGAGAAATAGAACAAATATGCACCTCCTCCCATTTGCTCCCAGACAGTAAGAGTGGACGCCTGAGTCTGTGTGTGGCTGTTTACAAAGTTGTGTGCATGTGCGACTGTTGTGTGCTTTGGTGTCCCTCTGttctgtggggggaaaaaaaaaacattttttcaactgGGGAGAGGTGGAAATATGTTCCAAAGTAGCTAACATTGTATGTTTGGGTGACCTTTAAGCATCACTTTTCTCCCTTTTGCTCTGTATTGTCTGGTTTTGTGAATCTTTAGGTTTGATAATTTGAGAAGTATAACTTTGCACAAGTAACCCATGTAAGAAACTGTACATTCTCTAAACTTGTAAATAAAAGTGTAACAAAAAGGTTCTTATCTTGTAACTCTGGAAAACAGTTGCTAGCTTCTACTACACTACACATTTGCCTGTTAGGTTTTGGTCACATAATCATGAGACAATTTTTTATTGGGTAATACCCTGACTTGTAAAATTAGTCTATATCAGAGCACATGCAGGTCTAgctttcaggatagccacaaatatgcatatgagagactTCATGCACTGTCtgcattttatgcatattcatgtggatatcatg
This genomic interval carries:
- the UBE2A gene encoding ubiquitin-conjugating enzyme E2 A isoform X2, which encodes MSTPARRRLMRDFKRLQEDPPAGVSGAPSENNIMVWNAVIFGPEGTPFEDVYADGSICLDILQNRWSPTYDVSSILTSIQSLLDEPNPNSPANSQAAQLYQENKREYEKRVSAIVEQSWRDC